The genomic stretch TTTAATGTCCTTATGTTAAACAAAAGGGTGCGGCACGCGTTTGTGTAGTCAGTCACATGATTTTGTTCTTGCGTAAAGTTCCATAAAATCCAAGAGTCAACCGTGCCAAAGCCTAAGCGTTTTTGGGCTAGTAATTTTTTGGCCGCCGGAATATTTTCTAAAATCCAACTAATTTTAGTGGCCGAAAAATATGGGTCAATTACTAGCCCGGTTTTGTGTAAAATTGTTTGTTGGTACTTTTTTAAACTGGCACAATGTTTAGCCGTGCGTTTATCTTCCCACACAATGGCTGGGTAAACGGCTTTCCTTGTGACGGTGTCCCACAAAATAGTAGTTTCACGTTGGTTGGTTAAGCCGAAGCCGCCGAATTCATTTGGTTGAAGTTGGCTTTTTTTGACCGCTTGCCTTAATGTGTTTTGTGATATGCGCAATAAGTCCGGCGGATTTTGTTCAACCCAATGTGATTTAAACTCTCTTTTAGGCAATGGATTACTAGCGATTGCAATTTCGTTTAAATCGTTGTCAAAAACAATGGCTTTAATGCCGGTTGTGCCAACATCTAGTACCAAAACGTGTTTACCGCTACTTTTCTGAGTTGATTTTTTCATATATTTATTTTACCGTAAGGTTATCTTTATGTCTAAACCGCAATTTATTTTATTGAGCTTTTTAGTAGTTTTGTCCGGATGCAGTTTAATCTTTTCAAGCAATACGTCCCCGGTCAACGAATCGCCAACAAATCAATCAATTGATATATCAACAAAAAATGTTGACCCGGTTCAAAAAATTGAGCCTGATTGGCAAAAGGTTAATTCTAATTCAATTCCACAAGCGGCATCGGCTTTTAGCTTGAGTTTAAGTATTCCTAAAAATTGGGCAGTAGAATCCGTGCCGGCCATAGAAGCAATTAATTTCTATGACCCACAGGCACCAGGAGAAAATAACTTAGATAAATCTCAAAATATTTTTACGTTATTTTCGCGCTAGTCAATTTTTGACCCTTTCAACGGTTACCATTTTTGAGCGTACTGAAACAGAAATTAACGGCCGGCCGGCGGTTGTGTACGATATTGAGAAAAAACCGGGCGTGGTAAATTTCCCGCATCAACCGAAGTGGCGCAATGAAAGGCATAACGTTACTGATATTCGTTCAACCGACAGCAACCCAACGATTTTTTATGTATTTGGTCAACGCCCGAAACTAGATCAAGTGATGATTGATAAAATTTTAGGCAGCGTTGAATTTTTTGACGAGCAAAATTCATCGATCATTGCTCCAATCAATGAATTTAGTGAGCGGATTACTAAAAAACCGTTTGGCATTTACGTCACGCCAGAAAACTCACCAGTTAAGACAGAACGATTTAGAGGTTTTCATACGGCCGTGGATGTAGAGTATGGCGACGTGGCTGAGGACGTAGCCGTTTTTGCTGTGGCTGATGGCCAGGTGATGCGTTCAGGTTATGTGGGCGGGTATGGGGGGATGATTGCAATTAGCCATACTATAAATGGGCAAGAGTATGTTGCAATTTACGGCCACCTAGCCCCACAATCACTTGTCGCGAATGGCACGCAAGTTAAGCAAGGCCAACAAATTGGAATTTTGGGTAAAGGAGGTACAGCAGAAACCGACGGCGAGCGCAAACATTTGCATTTTGGTTTGCATATAGGCAGTGATGTTAATGTCAAAGGCTATGTGCAAACAAAAGCTGAATTGTCAGGCTGGGCAGACCCGCAAACAATTATCGTCCAATAAACTATAAATTTTTTAAGTGATTGCATGTTAGCTCGCTTAACGAGTTAAGTATGAGATCAGGGGTGATGTTTTCAAATCGTTTATCGGTGATTGCTATTTGATCAGGTACTAAAATACATTTCATGCCGGCTCGATTGGCCGATAAGGCACCGTTGGGTGAATCTTCAACTGCAATGCAATCTTTTGGCGAGCATTGAAGTTTTTTGGCGGCGCTTAAATAGGTGCCGGGGTGAGGTTTGCCGTATGGTTCAGTGTCGGCAGAATAGGCAACGGCAATGTATTGTTTAATATTGAGCTTTTGCAAAACCGCATCAACGAGTGTTGCCGATGACCCGGAGGCAACGCCAAGGGTGAAGTTGTTTTTGAGTAATAATTCAATTGCGGAATAGACACCATTGCAGGCAGTTCCGTCCGCTTTCACAAGTTCAATCATGCGATTAGTCATTTTTTCTTTTGTTTTTTGGACGTCAAAATTTTCCCACTGATATTTATTGTGCCAATATTGAATTGCTTCTTCTAACTTAAAACCGATGGTGTCGTGCATATCTTCGTTTTCAACCGGCACGCTAAATTTTTTATAGACATCATAAGTTACTTCATGCCAAAACGACTCACTGTCTATAAGAACTCCATTCATATCAAAAATAACCGCTTGTTTCATATTAAATTCCTTCCGCCCGCAGCACGGTTTTAACTGAAATAAGTAAAATTTTAATGTCGTATAAAATAATTTTCCAGCCGGGATTATTTTTAATAAATTCAGCGTATTCCATATCTAATTCGTTTTGGTCACCGTGAACTTCTAGGCCTTTGTGCGATTGGAAAAATCCGGTGATGCCGGCTTTTAAAATATATTTGGCGTGCTGACCTTCTTTAAATAGGCGTTCCGAGTTTTCTTGGTTAGTTGGCCTTGGGCCAACTAAGCTCATATCACCCTTTAAGACATTTATAATTTGCGGCAATTCGTCAAAATAAATTTGCTTTAAAATTTTGCCGACAAAAGTTAAGTTGGATTTATTTTTTTCCAAATTTTTTGTGTGTATAATCCCATTAACTTGGTGTTGACTCAAACCTTGTTTAGTGAAGATATTAAATTTATAAAATGTAAAAAGTCGGCCTTGTGAAATTCTGGTTTCTTTGTATAAAAAAGCCCGCCTGGCTTGATTAGAAACTAAAGCTTCAAGCGCCATGGCTAGAAGTATTACTACAATTAAAGGTGACAATAATAACAAAATAAACAAGCTAGTAATGATATCAAACACTCTTTTTGTCGGCGGGTTAGGAATTTTTTCAATGTCTGGCATACGATGGATACCAGCATAAACAAAAATTTAGCCGTGGTCAAGCCTGCCTATTCAACTTTAGGACGGTATTGAAGCGCCTCAGCGATATGCTCTGGTTTAATTTTTAGCTCATAAGATAAATCGGCGATAGTGCGGGCAAGTTTTACTACCCGAAAGTAGGCTCGAACCGACAGATGAAACTTAGTCACTGCTTGTTTCATCAGATTTTGACAGGCTTCATCTAAATAGCAGAAAATTTCCATTTGGCGGCTGGGAATTTCAGAGTTTGTTAAAATCGGCAATTTTTCAAATCTTTGGCCCTGCAACTCTCGTGCCCTAACGACGCGTTTTTTAATCTCAGCTGAACTTTCCGCAACCTTGGATGTTGTAATTTCTGAAAATGAAATTTTTGGAACCGTGACATGTAAATCAATTCTATCAAGCAGAGGCCCAGAAATTCTTTTTTGGTACTTCAAAATTTGATTAGCTGAGCAGACACAGTGTTGGGTCGGATCATTAACAAAACCGCATGGGCATGGATTCATGGCGGCGAGTAAAATAAACTTAGCCGGAAAAATAATTGATCCAGCTATGCGCGACACCGTGACAGTACCCTCTTCTAGCGGCTGGCGTAAATTTTCCAAAATTGATCTGGGAAATTCAGGCAGTTCGTCTAAAAATAAAACCCCTCGATGCGCCAAAGAAATATCTCCAGGTTTAGGCCAGGTGCCGCCGCCGATTAACGACGGTCCGGAGGCGGTATGGTGCGGGTTGCGAAACGGTCGTTTAGAAATTAAAGGAGAATCTTTGGGCAGTTCGCCAATTAAACTATAAATTCTAGTTACCGCTAATTGTTCGTTTAGATTCATTGGGGGCAAAATTGACGCAAACGCTTTGGCGAGCATAGTTTTGCCAGTGCCTGGAGGACCAACCATTAAAATATTGTGATTGCCAGCGGCGGCTATTTCTAGGGCGCGTTTAACGTGAAATTGACCTTTGATGTACGCCATATCCTCTCCACTTTCTGCGCGCGTAACATTATCTGGTTTAATTTTTGGCGCCGCTTGAATTGGTTCATTATCTAACAAGTGTTGCACTAATGCCTTTAAGTTTTTTATGGGGTATATGTTTAAGCCCTTTATTAAGGTTGCTTCAGCCGCGTTTTTAGCCGGGACAAAGATTTCGGTAAAGCCATGCTTTTTTGCAAACACAGCGATTGAGAGCATTCCATTTACGGGCCGTACTTTTCCGTCCAAAGCGAGTTCACCGATAAATAAAGATTGTGACAGATCTTTATTTATCTTAAGTTGTCGTGAAGCCATGACCGTGCCAAGGGCAATTGGCAAATCATAGTAGGTGCCTTGTTTTTTTAAATCGGCCGGTGCCAAGTTAACCGTGATTTTTGTACGGGGAATTGGCAGGTCTGAATTTTTTATGGCTAAACGCACCCGCTCCTTTGATTCGTCGACCGCTTTGTCAGGCAAGCCGACGATGCTTGTGCCGGGAAGAGCGGCTGAAGTATCAACTTCAACTTCTACCAATTTGCCTTCCAATCCCAGCAAAGCCACAGAATAGATTTTGAAACTCATATTTATAACAATAATAAAACAGCGCTTTTTTGCGCCGTCTTTTGAGATCCTTCGCAACACTCAGGATAACAGGGTCATCTTATACTATTTTGCGCTTTTTTTCAACTATTTGAATGTATGCTATGGCAATTAGCGCCCCAATTAAATCTGCCACTAAATCTAATGAAGTGTTGTTGTATCCTCCAACGCCGGTTTCTGGCACAATTACCACCGCGATGAATTCTATGATTTCATTCAATGCTCCGACCCCGAGCCCGGCCATCACCACTACAATTGATAAAGCGGTCCATTTGGTTAAGTTTGATCGTAGCAGTGGTTTTAATAAATAGTACATAGCTAACGTGGCGGCTCCAAAACCGACAACATGAACAAATTGATCAAACCGAAAAATGCCGTATTCTTCTGAAATTGGGATTAAAATTATTTTGTAAAGTAAGGTGCCGCCTGGATAAAAAGCGCCGCCAGACATGTGCATCAAACCCCAGGCCGTTAAAGCCCAAAGTACGGCGTTGGGGAAAGCTATTTTTTTGTTAGCCGCTAAAATAACAAATAAAATTATTATGATAACCCCGATGTACATTAGAAATTCATAGTTGCCGCGGGAGCCGTAAAGCACGGCAAAAAAACCCAACATGATAACGTTGAAAATTAAGATTGGCAGTTGTCCAGGTTTTAAAAGCTTCATAATTTTTTGGTTTTAAATAATTGTAACAAAATTATGCCAATGCCAAATGTAATCATGATATCGGCTAAGTTAAAAATGGTAAAGTAGGAAATAAAGATGTAATCGATAACATGGCCATATTGAATTCGGTCGATGAGATTAGAAATTGCACCTACCACAACCATAGAAATTAAAATTAGATGACGATTTACACCTTGTTTAAAATTTTGAATTAGCCAACTGACCAATATTAGTATAATAATAATAACTAAAGCCACAGTAATGCCGCTCGGCAGGGGCAAGCTAAACGCAATGCCTTGGTTAGTAGTTTTTTGAAAAGTAATG from Candidatus Buchananbacteria bacterium CG10_big_fil_rev_8_21_14_0_10_42_9 encodes the following:
- a CDS encoding 2-deoxyglucose-6-phosphatase (YniC; catalyzes the dephosphorylation of 2-deoxyglucose 6-phosphate, mannose 6-phosphate and p-nitrophenyl phosphate); protein product: MKQAVIFDMNGVLIDSESFWHEVTYDVYKKFSVPVENEDMHDTIGFKLEEAIQYWHNKYQWENFDVQKTKEKMTNRMIELVKADGTACNGVYSAIELLLKNNFTLGVASGSSATLVDAVLQKLNIKQYIAVAYSADTEPYGKPHPGTYLSAAKKLQCSPKDCIAVEDSPNGALSANRAGMKCILVPDQIAITDKRFENITPDLILNSLSELTCNHLKNL
- a CDS encoding magnesium chelatase, whose translation is MSFKIYSVALLGLEGKLVEVEVDTSAALPGTSIVGLPDKAVDESKERVRLAIKNSDLPIPRTKITVNLAPADLKKQGTYYDLPIALGTVMASRQLKINKDLSQSLFIGELALDGKVRPVNGMLSIAVFAKKHGFTEIFVPAKNAAEATLIKGLNIYPIKNLKALVQHLLDNEPIQAAPKIKPDNVTRAESGEDMAYIKGQFHVKRALEIAAAGNHNILMVGPPGTGKTMLAKAFASILPPMNLNEQLAVTRIYSLIGELPKDSPLISKRPFRNPHHTASGPSLIGGGTWPKPGDISLAHRGVLFLDELPEFPRSILENLRQPLEEGTVTVSRIAGSIIFPAKFILLAAMNPCPCGFVNDPTQHCVCSANQILKYQKRISGPLLDRIDLHVTVPKISFSEITTSKVAESSAEIKKRVVRARELQGQRFEKLPILTNSEIPSRQMEIFCYLDEACQNLMKQAVTKFHLSVRAYFRVVKLARTIADLSYELKIKPEHIAEALQYRPKVE